The Drosophila sechellia strain sech25 chromosome 2L, ASM438219v1, whole genome shotgun sequence region TCTCATTCTCTATTTCCTCTTCATTTTTCTTCACTCTGCGAGTGTGTGGGGATATTTTTTTAGTTGTACAACAATTTCTTTGTTTGCTCTGTGCTTTCGTGGCGAGTTAATTTCGTATTTCCGCTCATTTAACTGCATTTCCCCCTGCCTTCCATCTCCATCTACCCGGTTGCCATGGGCCTGCTCAAAGTGCCGTGAAGTTGTTTTGGCCGCAGGAAGTTCATTTGTAGAACAGGCAACAGAAGCGAAAGTCATATGAATTTCCAGAGAAGAGCCGGCTATGAAGTGCCACTCGGACGAAGTATACACAAAAACAATTCaactggaaaatatatatatatttaataagtcCAAATGGAATCCGCCGTACGAAAGCGCAGAATTTCCTTTCTGCAGAACAATGTGAGTGAATATGGTATTCCAGGAAAATTCATCCGCCAAAACTAATCATAAACTTTTTAGAGACATGCCGATAAACGGACACGCAACTTGTCAACAATACCACCTCCCAGCACTCTAGTTCAAACAGTAAAGAAACCCGTCAAGAAGTTCTCTTCGGATTTAGCCAATCTTCCACCGGTTCCCGCAATCGATGCTTTTCAACGAGGCTACCGAGTAGAATCGATATTGGACATGGTACAAAACACCCACAAGGAGCAATTCCTCTACATAAAGTTTACGAGACTCATTGAACCCGAGTTGGTTCCTTTGGAACTGGCCTTGCAGCATGTTCCCCATCTGCTTTCTGATTTCTACAAGGAATACGTCCAGGCCTGGCAGAAAATGGAACAGCAAGAATGATGTATCACCTTAAAATTTAAGAGAGAAATTAAACACAATTAATGGAGTATGAGAAGTGCGAAACTGCCTCACATTTATGACGCATCCTTTTCTGCAGTCTCGCGTCgagttttaaataattttatgcCTATTTGGCTCGTACAGCTCGCAAAATTTCACACCTCAGCCATCAAAAGTTGGGGCGGACGTGCGTGCCAGAAGTTTTTGCCATCCGCAAATAAAGGATACAGGAAATGTTTAAGCACGGGTGTAGAGATCACTTTTCGAATGGGggttgttgttttatttatgcttTGATTAACTTAGATGGTAAaacttgaatttgaatttgagaaacatattttattttcctattCAAATAGATCATTTTAACTTATCACATTCTtttgaaaattgcaatttaaaattacttttttctttaatttttttattttgtccTTAAGCCCCATTATTCCGCTCCTCTGAATAGccttataaaaattatatgtcAAG contains the following coding sequences:
- the LOC6611372 gene encoding uncharacterized protein LOC6611372; translated protein: MESAVRKRRISFLQNNRHADKRTRNLSTIPPPSTLVQTVKKPVKKFSSDLANLPPVPAIDAFQRGYRVESILDMVQNTHKEQFLYIKFTRLIEPELVPLELALQHVPHLLSDFYKEYVQAWQKMEQQE